In one Nocardioides luteus genomic region, the following are encoded:
- a CDS encoding SGNH/GDSL hydrolase family protein produces the protein MTTHELAGGFELEATDPHCVDPEAAADRLRHQPWQRFAVLGDSVTAGVRGPLDGYRDASFADRLVEALASTRPGFESVNLAIPYLTVAEIREVQLEPALAFAPDAVLVSAGGNDAFNPFDPDHLRTQLELLLAPLAESGATVLTVGLFDLARSGLVPADQAVEMAERFDALDRITADVTQNLGGIHIDTHHHPLSADASIYARDRIHGNARGHAVAFAAIVDALA, from the coding sequence ATGACGACCCACGAACTGGCCGGCGGCTTCGAGCTGGAGGCGACCGATCCGCACTGCGTCGACCCCGAGGCCGCCGCCGACCGCCTCCGTCACCAGCCGTGGCAGCGCTTCGCCGTGCTCGGTGACAGCGTCACCGCCGGGGTGAGGGGTCCGCTGGACGGCTACCGGGACGCGTCTTTCGCCGATCGCCTCGTGGAGGCGCTGGCGAGCACCCGCCCCGGGTTCGAGTCGGTGAACCTCGCCATCCCCTACCTGACCGTCGCCGAGATCCGGGAGGTCCAGCTCGAGCCGGCCCTGGCGTTCGCGCCCGACGCCGTGCTCGTGAGCGCGGGCGGCAACGACGCGTTCAACCCGTTCGACCCCGACCACCTGCGTACGCAGCTCGAGCTGCTCCTCGCGCCGCTGGCCGAGAGCGGCGCCACGGTCCTCACCGTCGGGCTCTTCGACCTCGCCCGCTCCGGGCTCGTGCCCGCAGACCAGGCCGTGGAGATGGCCGAGCGGTTCGACGCCCTGGACCGGATCACCGCCGACGTAACCCAGAACCTGGGTGGCATCCACATCGACACCCACCACCACCCGCTGTCGGCCGACGCGTCGATCTACGCCCGCGATCGCATCCACGGCAACGCCCGCGGGCACGCGGTGGCCTTCGCCGCCATCGTCGACGCCCTCGCCTGA
- a CDS encoding LysE family translocator yields MVEQLVAFAATSLVVIVVPGPDMMLTLRNAARSGRAGALWTAAGIMTGLAILGTAAALGITALLTASPTLFQIVRVAGGVYLVYLGVQALRAYVRARREHRTPGVSAAAAAIARPRPGGIARSACFRQGLLSNLLNPKVAAFYLSLFPQFDLSPLTPLAQHIALAATFWLLCLVWYAALITVITRLAPRLQSPAFARRTEGLAGTAMTGLGALVLTGSA; encoded by the coding sequence ATGGTGGAACAACTGGTCGCCTTCGCGGCCACCTCGCTCGTCGTCATCGTCGTCCCCGGCCCGGACATGATGCTGACGCTGCGCAACGCCGCCCGCAGCGGACGCGCCGGGGCCCTCTGGACCGCGGCCGGCATCATGACCGGCCTCGCGATCCTCGGCACCGCCGCCGCCCTCGGCATCACCGCCCTGCTGACCGCCTCTCCCACCCTGTTCCAGATCGTCCGGGTCGCCGGCGGCGTCTACCTCGTCTACCTCGGCGTCCAGGCCCTGCGCGCCTACGTCCGCGCCCGCCGCGAGCATCGGACCCCGGGCGTATCGGCAGCCGCAGCCGCCATCGCCCGCCCGAGGCCGGGTGGCATCGCACGCTCGGCATGCTTCCGCCAGGGCCTGCTGAGCAACCTCCTCAACCCGAAGGTCGCCGCCTTCTACCTGTCGCTGTTCCCGCAGTTCGACCTCTCGCCGCTGACGCCGCTGGCCCAGCACATCGCTCTCGCGGCGACCTTCTGGCTGCTCTGCCTGGTCTGGTACGCCGCGCTGATCACCGTCATCACCCGGCTCGCTCCGCGCCTGCAGTCACCGGCCTTCGCACGGCGTACCGAAGGGCTGGCGGGCACCGCGATGACCGGGCTCGGCGCGCTCGTGCTCACCGGGTCAGCGTGA
- a CDS encoding MerR family transcriptional regulator yields the protein MTASTTRTYTIREVATLTGLPASTLRYYETIGLIEPVSRGASSGHRVYDETDLDRLTGVACLAAIGLSIDDMRTYVGNSRLGRDGAREQIDMLTEHAAHLAREAEFLELRRAYVGLKTDYWRAVAAGDEVRADQIGEQAHALAGQIRSRENH from the coding sequence GTGACTGCATCGACGACTCGGACGTACACGATCCGGGAGGTGGCGACGCTGACCGGGCTGCCGGCCAGCACGCTGCGCTACTACGAGACGATCGGGCTGATCGAGCCGGTCAGCCGCGGCGCGAGCAGCGGCCATCGGGTCTACGACGAGACCGACCTGGATCGCCTGACCGGCGTCGCGTGCCTCGCCGCGATCGGCCTCTCGATCGACGACATGAGGACGTACGTCGGCAACAGCCGTCTCGGGCGCGACGGCGCGCGCGAGCAGATCGACATGCTCACCGAGCATGCCGCGCACCTCGCCCGGGAGGCCGAGTTTCTCGAGCTGCGGCGGGCGTACGTCGGTCTCAAGACCGACTACTGGCGAGCCGTCGCAGCCGGCGACGAGGTGCGCGCCGATCAGATCGGCGAGCAGGCACACGCGCTGGCAGGCCAGATCCGCAGCCGCGAGAACCATTGA
- a CDS encoding Lrp/AsnC family transcriptional regulator, whose translation MTSIDATDRAILRELTIDGRLSNVELASRVGLTPAPCLRRVRRLEESGVIAGYRARLDPVASGREFCVYVLVQITMTSREVVEQFEEKVASYEEVTEMRRVYGEIDYVIRVDVADSNAFERFQTEKMYPLPGVHRMVSHPTMKAVKSND comes from the coding sequence ATGACGAGCATCGATGCCACCGACCGAGCAATTCTCCGTGAACTCACCATCGACGGTCGGTTGAGCAACGTGGAGCTGGCCTCTCGGGTGGGCCTGACACCTGCGCCGTGTCTGCGCAGGGTCAGGCGCCTGGAGGAGTCCGGGGTGATCGCCGGCTATCGGGCCCGGTTGGACCCGGTGGCCTCGGGGCGGGAGTTCTGCGTCTACGTGCTCGTCCAGATCACGATGACCAGCAGGGAGGTCGTCGAGCAGTTCGAGGAGAAGGTCGCCTCCTACGAGGAGGTCACCGAGATGCGGCGCGTCTACGGCGAGATCGACTACGTGATCCGCGTCGACGTCGCCGACAGCAACGCCTTCGAACGCTTCCAGACCGAGAAGATGTACCCGCTCCCGGGCGTCCACCGCATGGTCTCCCATCCCACGATGAAGGCCGTCAAGAGCAACGACTGA
- a CDS encoding agglutinin cell wall attachment protein gives MSVIDVTAPSVVRQEQLFEQIAIRLPDEVDGDWTMLVFNHRNLLGLSNGRIDIHRPGGYIDYSVPPDVVVPSIDELRRVMYRPGRGAWFSGRWTITNIDGNGEKISANASFNRDDEPVWRRTVHPELYALDLEAFPRDEESTPDWLRQKVAEARSGS, from the coding sequence ATGTCAGTGATCGATGTGACCGCTCCTTCGGTGGTTCGGCAGGAACAGCTCTTCGAGCAGATCGCCATCCGCCTCCCGGACGAGGTCGACGGCGACTGGACGATGCTCGTCTTCAACCACCGCAATCTCCTGGGTCTCTCCAACGGCCGCATCGACATCCATCGACCAGGTGGCTACATCGACTACTCCGTGCCTCCGGACGTGGTCGTCCCGTCGATCGACGAGCTCAGGCGGGTCATGTACCGGCCCGGAAGGGGCGCCTGGTTCTCGGGGCGATGGACCATCACCAACATCGACGGCAACGGCGAGAAGATCTCGGCCAACGCCTCGTTCAATCGCGACGACGAGCCCGTGTGGCGCCGCACCGTGCACCCCGAGCTGTACGCCCTCGACCTCGAAGCCTTTCCGCGCGACGAGGAGAGCACTCCTGACTGGCTACGTCAGAAGGTTGCTGAGGCACGAAGTGGGTCGTAG
- a CDS encoding pentapeptide repeat-containing protein, translating into MSTYRSDCSRCAGLCCVALPFARSADFPEDKAGGDPCRHLGPDFGCGIHEQLRDRGYAGCTVFECFGAGQQVTQVTFGGADWRTEPASRQEMFDVFAVMRQLHEMLALLQEAVERSTSPDLAELAARISSAAGGSADQVLATDVGALRSAVGGALRRVSAEVRHPAGQALAGADLLGRDLRRRDLRRADLRGALLVAADLRGVDLTDADLLGADLRDAAVAGADLSRALFLSQAQVNALRGDGSTRLPAGHDRPAHWG; encoded by the coding sequence ATGAGCACGTACCGGTCCGACTGCTCCCGCTGCGCGGGCCTGTGTTGTGTGGCGCTGCCCTTCGCCCGCTCGGCGGACTTCCCGGAGGACAAGGCCGGCGGCGACCCGTGCCGCCACCTCGGACCCGACTTCGGCTGCGGGATCCACGAACAGCTGCGGGACCGCGGGTATGCCGGGTGCACGGTGTTCGAGTGCTTCGGCGCAGGTCAGCAGGTCACCCAGGTGACCTTCGGCGGTGCGGACTGGCGCACCGAGCCGGCGTCGCGGCAGGAGATGTTCGACGTCTTCGCGGTGATGCGGCAGCTGCACGAGATGCTGGCGCTGCTCCAGGAGGCGGTCGAGCGCAGCACGTCACCCGACCTCGCCGAGCTGGCCGCCCGGATCTCCTCGGCGGCGGGCGGCTCCGCAGACCAGGTCCTCGCCACCGACGTCGGCGCACTCCGCTCGGCGGTCGGGGGCGCGCTCCGCCGGGTGAGCGCCGAGGTGCGCCACCCCGCAGGCCAGGCGCTGGCGGGTGCCGACCTGCTCGGTCGTGACCTGCGCCGGAGAGACCTGCGCCGTGCCGACCTCAGGGGCGCGCTCCTGGTGGCCGCCGACCTGCGCGGCGTCGATCTCACCGACGCCGACCTGCTCGGCGCGGATCTCCGGGACGCGGCCGTCGCGGGCGCGGACCTCTCGCGGGCGCTCTTCCTCAGCCAGGCGCAGGTCAATGCCCTGCGAGGAGACGGGAGCACCCGCCTGCCCGCAGGGCACGACCGGCCCGCCCACTGGGGCTAG
- a CDS encoding NAD(P)-dependent alcohol dehydrogenase, protein MRVNAYAAPSAGEPLAPTTIERRPVGENDVLIAIEYAGICHSDIHTVNGDWGPQPFPVVPGHEIVGRVTEVGSAVTNHQVGDRVGVGCFVNSCRECDNCRNGDEQHCSTPGGGVGTYAAKDRDGSFTQGGYSTHVVVDAHFALKVPESLDAAAATPLLCAGITTYAPLKRWGAGPGKKVAIVGLGGLGHMGVKIAHAMGAEVTVLSQSLKKQEDGLRLGADHYYATSDPATFETLKNSFDLIVNTVSAEIPVDDYLGLLAVDGTLVNVGAPPAPLSVNVFSLLTNRRNFAGSMIGGIPLTQEMLDFCAEHGIGADVEVIAAEQINEAYARVLASDVRYRFVIDTATLA, encoded by the coding sequence ATGCGCGTCAACGCGTACGCAGCCCCCTCCGCCGGTGAGCCGCTGGCCCCGACCACCATCGAGCGCCGCCCGGTCGGGGAGAACGACGTCCTCATCGCGATCGAGTACGCCGGCATCTGCCACTCCGACATCCACACCGTCAACGGCGACTGGGGCCCGCAGCCGTTCCCGGTCGTCCCGGGCCACGAGATCGTCGGCCGCGTCACCGAGGTCGGCTCGGCCGTCACCAACCACCAGGTCGGCGACCGCGTCGGCGTCGGCTGCTTCGTCAACTCGTGCCGCGAGTGCGACAACTGCCGCAACGGCGACGAGCAGCACTGCTCGACCCCGGGCGGCGGTGTCGGGACGTACGCCGCGAAGGACCGGGACGGCTCCTTCACCCAGGGCGGCTACTCCACCCATGTCGTGGTCGACGCGCACTTCGCGCTCAAGGTGCCCGAGAGCTTGGACGCCGCGGCCGCGACGCCGCTGCTGTGCGCCGGCATCACGACGTACGCCCCGCTGAAGCGCTGGGGCGCGGGCCCCGGCAAGAAGGTGGCGATCGTCGGGCTCGGCGGCCTCGGCCACATGGGCGTCAAGATCGCCCACGCGATGGGCGCCGAGGTCACCGTGCTCTCGCAGTCGCTGAAGAAGCAGGAGGACGGTCTGCGGCTCGGTGCCGACCACTACTACGCCACCTCCGACCCGGCGACGTTCGAGACGCTGAAGAACAGCTTCGACCTGATCGTGAACACGGTCAGCGCCGAGATCCCCGTCGACGACTACCTCGGCCTGCTCGCCGTGGACGGCACGCTGGTCAACGTCGGCGCCCCGCCCGCGCCGCTGAGCGTCAACGTGTTCTCGCTGCTCACCAACCGCCGCAACTTCGCGGGCTCGATGATCGGCGGCATCCCGCTGACCCAGGAGATGCTCGACTTCTGCGCCGAGCACGGCATCGGCGCCGACGTCGAGGTGATCGCGGCGGAGCAGATCAACGAGGCGTACGCCCGGGTCCTGGCCTCCGACGTGCGCTACCGCTTCGTGATCGACACGGCCACGCTGGCCTGA